A genomic stretch from Cydia amplana chromosome 1, ilCydAmpl1.1, whole genome shotgun sequence includes:
- the LOC134658824 gene encoding titin-like: MNPPSALHGAMSRERKPFSYLPGGLDLSQIKSERMAQRLMRNAMNQGVPEVPVNPIQSPPTPSTPVPVPNYSCLPVQVLPAGFTLPANPKSLLRSRTNPSRESQRAPQAPQFMNPQPTPQSHIAQVQNNINKTALQLSQTNTYNNRPVSMFEYGYSPNNNTARTSYGSDGYTAPALPEMCFDAEYFTTTPNLTYQTAENKDSSLPFYSQQNMQSKDLIKEMKTEPKENLLDSNANLTCSYPRDNKPTSYNNYENCQTPAFSEISNTTGLSIDPISFDNNTKSRSPVTLQSENINPTKILENVSVDMDENNKSNVTVEVPDNDVTITIHDPLETKPVADLSDISDDQKQVKVVKKQVKKERKVEESTTNVKDQNGNQNGDAEAELVVKLPAKKSGTKVETSVEVMKKSLPDGSMEEITKTITKTTTDGKTSIKTQTQTRIIPKEEHSEEEVEEEAEEEAEEEVEESQAVVVKENGHKEVTVNKSESTVTTTSKKVVEVQSNDQEEEEEEEEEEEEEVIEPVKETKAVVKTAEKVEVKQAEAKQEVEEVAEEVIVEKKPVLVPEAKPEPKKEEQEEDEDEEEEEEEEEVVVVKKPEPVENKQAEVTKKTEEEEEVEEEEEYEEAEEEVKADAKKLESKPEPEPESKSKEEDEESEYTEEEIESEPEEAPKPTPVEKEEPKPEPRPEPKEEKPEPKEEKPVPAAPQPEPKVPLREPSIPLEKVEDIEIKPIGESQTVSRTHTENTEIIRNTAAPTGSLSTQTEYNRVENIVTVNRTTKTLDKAYEEITQSRPPTMKTYFAPNRERVSISPSRPYQPAYTPEPPKTERRHSLLLERLSTERQMPGSEVYQNNYSSQYSNQSNNQSYEQQKWAHEPQSEVVNVSNVKPSTISNSQWYQQNRSENVLYNNVTPTTAPPASQLWNQQQPQPQPQPQPQPQYQPSYTQSTQDYSKVSTTYQQNSYPSYTPQPSSWGNNNLSSVDTVPSINVQSNQSYSPYDTQSYQKSSQQYSSSYVPPPWEQDPNYVAPTSASFYQPRADLPQPPPASSTFSPNTHPGWTPTPPKTKFSKPPPKAYVPPAPNQSFVKNVNVAEPRPQPGRKTYYSEYERRYITVPESNYVPGEGKYQAQPDPSPQYYYDNNEQPAEPVEPQWRKELREFTEKTSQSQYQTQQTSVNPPWESEPNYAKPATPNVQYTPTPSWSQTLRPQSWRERSFESELVSESHEWAKSNTLGRNRPMSSYVKSAEAPATERPRGVSVDRFNPNNYSGPILSEHQAVRGQTLTPANAPHSKGYHNPNVPAYHARASAEPREQANYHHPRTYGQDSRASPLQSRSFKYLQWITGTDE, from the exons ATGAATCCGCCGTCGGCGTTGCACGGGGCGATGAGCCGGGAGAGGAAACCGTTCTCTTACCTCCCGGGAGGGCTGGACCTCTCGCAGATTAAATCCGAGCGTATGGCGCAGAGGTTGATGAGGAACGCCATGAACCAGGGTGTTCCTGAAGTGCCGGTGAATCCGATTCAGTCGCCGCCAACTCCGTCCACTCCAGTGCCTGTGCCTAACTACAGTTGCTTGCCGGTTCAAGTCTTGCCAGCCGGTTTTACGTTGCCGGCCAACCCTAAGTCGTTACTGAGGTCGAGAACTAACCCGAGCCGTGAATCTCAGAGAGCGCCACAGGCGCCGCAGTTCATGAACCCTCAACCTACACCTCAATCGCACATTGCGCAAGTTcagaataacataaacaaaactGCGCTGCAGCTCTCCCAAACAAACACTTACAACAACAGACCCGTATCGATGTTTGAATATGGTTATTCGCCAAATAATAACACAGCGAGGACAAGCTATGGCAGCGATGGATATACGGCGCCAGCTTTGCCAGAAATGTGTTTTGATGCGGAATATTTTACTACAACACCAAATCTGACTTATCAGACCGCGGAAAACAAAGACTCTTCGCTACCCTTTTACTCTCAACAAAACATGCAATCAAAAGACTTAATAAAAGAAATGAAAACTGAACCTAAAGAAAATTTACTGGATTCAAATGCTAATTTAACTTGTAGCTATCCCAGGGATAATAAACCAACctcatataataattatgaaaattgtCAAACGCCGGCATTTTCAGAAATTAGCAATACAACAGGATTAAGTATTGACCCGATATCATTTGATAATAATACAAAATCAAGGAGTCCGGTAACACTACAAAGTGAGAATATTAACCCAACAAAAATACTAGAAAATGTCTCGGTTGATATGGATGAAAATAACAAATCGAATGTTACAGTGGAAGTACCTGATAATGATGTGACTATAACAATACACGATCCTTTAGAAACTAAACCTGTTGCAGATCTGTCGGACATCAGTGACGATCAG AAACAAGTGAAAGTGGTCAAAAAGCAAGTTAAAAAGGAAAGAAAAGTTGAAGAGTCGACTACAAATGTCAAAGATCAAAATGGAAATCAAAATGGCGACGCCGAGGCAGAGTTGGTTGTTAAGTTGCCGGCTAAAAAATCAGGCACAAAAGTCGAAACAAGCGTTGAAGTTATGAAAAAAAGTTTGCCCGATGGTTCAATGGAGGAAATAACCAAAACAATTACTAAAACTACTACCGATGGCAAGACATCCATCaaaactcaaactcaaactaGAATTATTCCTAAAGAAGAACACTCTGAGGAAGAGGTTGAAGAAGAAGCTGAAGAAGAAGCGGAAGAAGAAGTAGAAGAGTCACAAGCTGTAGTTGTTAAAGAAAATGGCCACAAGGAAGTAACTGTGAACAAATCGGAAAGTACAGTAACTACGACATCTAAAAAAGTAGTAGAAGTACAATCCAACGATCAGGAAgaggaggaagaagaagaggaagaggaAGAGGAAGAAGTTATTGAACCCGTCAAAGAGACTAAAGCGGTTGTAAAAACGGCTGAAAAAGTTGAAGTCAAACAAGCAGAGGCCAAACAAGAGGTAGAAGAAGTAGCAGAAGAAGTTATCGTCGAAAAGAAACCCGTTCTAGTCCCTGAAGCAAAACCTGAGCCTAAAAAAGAAGAACAAGAGGAGGACGAAGATGAAGAAGAGGAGGAGGAGGAAGAAGAAGTTGTTGTTGTCAAAAAGCCTGAACCCGTAGAAAATAAACAAGCAgaagttacaaaaaaaacagAGGAAGAAGAGGAAGTAGAAGAAGAGGAAGAATATGAAGAAGCCGAAGAAGAGGTAAAAGCAGATGCTAAAAAATTGGAATCAAAGCCTGAGCCAGAACCAGAATCAAAATCCAAGGAAGAAGATGAAGAATCTGAATATACCGAAGAAGAAATAGAATCGGAACCCGAGGAGGCGCCCAAACCAACTCCAGTTGAAAAAGAAGAACCTAAACCTGAACCAAGACCGGAGCCGAAAGAAGAAAAGCCAGAACCTAAGGAAGAAAAACCAGTACCAGCAGCGCCACAGCCAGAACCCAAGGTGCCATTAAGAGAACCATCGATACCGCTTGAAAAGGTGGAAGATATCGAAATTAAACCAATAGGCGAGTCTCAAACAGTGTCAAGAACTCACACGGAAAATACCGAAATTATCAGAAACACTGCAGCGCCCACGGGCTCATTAAGTACCCAAACAGAATATAACAGAGTTGAAAATATTGTCACTGTCAACCGCACAACCAAGACATTAGACAAAGCCTATGAAGAAATAACTCAATCCAGGCCTCCTACAATGAAAACCTACTTTGCGCCCAATCGTGAGAGAGTTTCTATTTCTCCATCTAGACCCTACCAACCTGCCTATACTCCTGAACCACCAAAAACAGAGAGACGACACAGCTTGCTTTTAGAAAGGCTAAGCACAGAACGCCAGATGCCAGGTTCAGAAGTATATCAAAATAACTACAGCAGTCAGTATAGCAATCAATCTAACAACCAATCTTATGAACAGCAAAAGTGGGCTCATGAACCCCAATCTGAAGTTGTCAATGTCAGCAATGTTAAGCCCAGTACAATCTCCAACTCCCAGTGGTACCAGCAAAATAGAAGTGAGAATGTTCTCTATAATAATGTGACGCCCACCACTGCCCCTCCCGCCAGCCAGCTGTGGAACCAGCAGCAACCTCAGCCCCAGCCTCAGCCCCAGCCTCAGCCACAATACCAGCCCTCATACACTCAAAGTACACAAGACTACTCCAAAGTGTCAACCACCTATCAACAGAATAGTTATCCATCCTACACCCCCCAGCCCTCAAGCTGGGGCAACAACAACCTCAGCTCCGTTGACACCGTCCCATCAATTAACGTTCAATCTAATCAATCTTACTCACCATACGATACACAAAGCTATCAGAAGTCTTCACAGCAGTATTCTTCTTCCTACGTCCCTCCTCCATGGGAACAGGACCCCAACTACGTAGCTCCTACTTCAGCGAGCTTCTATCAGCCGAGAGCAGACTTGCCTCAGCCACCCCCCGCATCAAGCACATTTAGCCCTAACACACATCCGGGATGGACACCAACACCGCCTAAAACCAAGTTCTCCAAGCCCCCTCCTAAAGCCTACGTGCCACCGGCGCCAAACCAATCGTTCGTTAAAAACGTAAATGTCGCAGAACCTCGTCCACAGCCTGGACGCAAAACTTATTATAGCGAATATGAAAGACGTTACATCACCGTTCCAGAATCTAACTACGTACCCGGCGAGGGTAAATACCAAGCTCAACCCGACCCGTCCCCACAGTATTATTATGATAACAATGAGCAGCCGGCCGAACCGGTTGAGCCACAGTGGCGGAAGGAGCTCAGGGAATTTACAGAGAAGACTTCTCAGAGCCAATACCAGACACAGCAAACGTCCGTAAATCCGCCGTGGGAATCCGAACCTAACTACGCTAAGCCCGCTACCCCGAACGTGCAATATACGCCTACCCCATCCTGGAGCCAGACCCTTCGGCCGCAGTCGTGGCGCGAGAGGAGTTTCGAATCTGAATTGGTATCTGAATCTCATGAATGGGCAAAGAGCAACACTTTGGGAAGAAACAGGCCAATGAGTTCGTACGTGAAGAGTGCGGAGGCGCCCGCGACAGAGAGGCCGCGCGGCGTGTCGGTGGACCGCTTCAACCCGAACAACTACAGCGGGCCGATCCTGTCGGAGCACCAGGCCGTGCGGGGCCAGACCCTGACGCCGGCCAACGCTCCCCACTCGAAGGGTTATCATAACCCCAATGTGCCTGCTTACCACGCACGTGCCTCAGCTGAACCTAG AGAGCAGGCGAACTACCACCACCCGCGCACCTACGGCCAGGACTCCCGCGCCAGCCCCCTGCAGTCTCGCTCCTTCAAATACCTGCAGTGGATCACGGGCACCGATGAATAG